In Sphaerisporangium krabiense, the DNA window TCCCTGTGGACGAGCAGGTCGCGGACCAGCCGTGCCAGCGCCGCCGGCTCGGTGGGAATGCCGTCCAGCCTTGACAGGTCGCCGGGGTCGCTGAAAACGCTGTGGGAGAGATAAAAGGCCGGCTCATCCGCTTCGAGAGCGCGCGCGTCGGTCATGGTTCGCCTTCCCTCGCCAGGTGCACCGTCACGGACCGGCCTTAGCTTGACGGTAATTAATGGAGAATGTCCACTATTTCACTGACGGTTGCGAAATTCTGCGGGGAGATCGGGGTGGCCGAACCTGCTATATGTGCTGGTGGTCATGGTGAGCGGTCAGGGGCGTTCCGGGGAGGAGGCGGCGTGATCGTTGCGGTGCGTGGGGCCGTGCGGGTCGGCGCAGTGCGCGTCGGCACGCCCGATCGTGAGCAGCTCCGGCGTCGCGTGGTCCACCTGCAGCGTGGTGTGGCCGATGCCGTACTCGTCGTGGACCAGCCGCTCGGCGGCGATCCGCACGCCGTGACAGTCGGCCCCCGGCTCGACCAGGATGTGCGCCGACAGCGCGGCGTACCCGGAGGTCACCTCCCAGATGTGCAGGTCGTGGACCTCGACGACGTGTTCGAGCGACGCGGCCTTCCTGCCGATCTCGGCGGGGTTCATGCCCGCGGGCGCGGCCTCCATGAACACCCGGCCCGACTCGCGGACCAGGCCCCAGCCCGCCTTGAGCATCAGCGCGGCCACGACGAGGGCGGCGATGGCGTCGGCCCTGGCCCAGCCGGTGGTCCAGATGATGATTCCGGCCACGGTCGTGGCCACGAACGCGTACAGGTCGTTCAGGATGTGCTGGAAGGCGCCCTCGACGTTCAGGCTGGACCTGTTGGCCTTGTTGAGCAGCATCGTCGCCCCCACGTTGACGGCGATGCCGGCGAGCCCGGTGAAGACGACGTACACGCCCTCCACCTCGGGCGGGGAGATCAGCCGGACGACGCCCTCGTACACGAAGTAGGCGGCGAGCAGCAGCAGCGTGATGCCGTTGATCTGGGCCGAGATGATCTCGGCGCGTTTGAGGC includes these proteins:
- a CDS encoding cation diffusion facilitator family transporter, whose translation is MADRAGHSGAKGRGRKPEQENGQGPMQEEGQGHGHGHGQGHGHGHGHGFGADSDRRYLSGALALIVAFMAVEVVIGFIAGSLALISDAGHMLTDAIAIVFALVAMRIAQRPPRGGFTYGLKRAEIISAQINGITLLLLAAYFVYEGVVRLISPPEVEGVYVVFTGLAGIAVNVGATMLLNKANRSSLNVEGAFQHILNDLYAFVATTVAGIIIWTTGWARADAIAALVVAALMLKAGWGLVRESGRVFMEAAPAGMNPAEIGRKAASLEHVVEVHDLHIWEVTSGYAALSAHILVEPGADCHGVRIAAERLVHDEYGIGHTTLQVDHATPELLTIGRADAHCADPHGPTHRNDHAASSPERP